Proteins from a genomic interval of Stenotrophomonas maltophilia:
- a CDS encoding DUF2628 domain-containing protein — MNAVDLSRFSPKWQFRFNFFQQHGAPKESGFKQAWKALSFGDRLKVNINFFAFFFGAIYLFILGMWRKALVVIGINIALAAVTLFLPDIVARAVFIAMNFLVASSTNYSYYLEQVKGRASWNPFEGMF; from the coding sequence ATGAACGCAGTCGACCTCTCCCGCTTCAGCCCGAAGTGGCAGTTCCGCTTCAACTTCTTCCAGCAGCACGGCGCGCCCAAGGAATCAGGCTTCAAGCAGGCCTGGAAGGCGCTGTCCTTCGGCGACCGCCTGAAGGTCAACATCAACTTCTTCGCCTTCTTCTTCGGCGCCATCTACCTGTTCATCCTGGGCATGTGGCGCAAGGCGCTGGTGGTGATCGGCATCAACATCGCGCTGGCCGCCGTGACCCTGTTCCTGCCCGACATCGTGGCCCGTGCCGTGTTCATCGCCATGAACTTCCTGGTCGCTTCCAGCACCAACTACAGCTACTACCTGGAACAGGTGAAGGGCCGCGCCAGCTGGAACCCCTTCGAAGGCATGTTCTAG
- a CDS encoding methyl-accepting chemotaxis protein, which translates to MPSSRSAAARRPGSIAHKLMLGTAVIALLCFGLTAFLIYRQASASLIDASRQTMTSEANAEARQVAADLGTAFASNDAMVEAVLAQRARGDVPDRASLAAVLGEQLRTHPEWLGKSTMWEADAFDGKDAEFANTEMHDASGRYMSYWAWHDGKPQQSTMTDYTEAADGSADWYVVPSRDKLPKVSEPYAYDIAGQQVLMSTLSSPIIENGTFLGVFTVDFSLAALQKHLATLKPMGAGRVELLSPNGVVLASANAAEIGKPRSDALTRSMLADIAADRRFEAFTPDAAGNVRVYVPLRVGNAPQRFALGVVMPHAVIVAEARQLLWLTLLVGVVAALTLSAGVYVLLRRLAIRPLAEAVRVAGDVAAGKLDSTLPARSNDEVGRLLEAMQGMRGQLQAVMAAQAEMARRHDAGELSYRMDATAFPGEYGRMVADSNQLVASSNAVTQRLVEVMQRYAVGDLSVDMEALPGEKAVFTAAMATTKINLAAINEQIQQLAAAAAAGDFAVRGDAGRFDHDFRRMVETLNIMMQVSDHNLAELSTLLRAIAAGDLSARMRGDFHGVFAVMRDDANSTVQQLTQIVGQIQQSAASIRLAAGEIAAGNSDLSRRTEQQAANLEETAASMEELTSTVRQNADHALQANTLAGSAAGVASEGGEVVNQVVQTMEQIEASSQRIAEIISVIDGIAFQTNILALNAAVEAARAGEQGRGFAVVASEVRALAQRSAGAAKEIKELIDASVAQVGAGAQLVHGAGRTMQAIVGQVGRVNEIMAEISAASREQSAGIEQVNQTVVQMDETTQQNAALVEEASAAARAMEEQAEQLAVAVSRFRLQAEPMATARRAA; encoded by the coding sequence ATGCCTTCTTCCCGTTCCGCCGCTGCCCGCCGTCCGGGCAGCATCGCCCACAAGCTGATGCTGGGCACCGCCGTCATCGCGCTGCTGTGCTTCGGCCTGACGGCGTTCCTGATCTATCGCCAGGCCAGTGCCAGCCTGATCGATGCCTCACGCCAGACCATGACCAGCGAGGCCAACGCCGAAGCGCGCCAGGTCGCCGCCGACCTGGGCACGGCGTTCGCCAGCAACGACGCCATGGTCGAAGCCGTGCTCGCCCAGCGTGCGCGGGGGGATGTGCCTGATCGCGCCAGCCTGGCGGCCGTGCTCGGTGAGCAGCTGCGTACCCACCCGGAATGGCTGGGCAAGAGCACCATGTGGGAGGCCGATGCCTTCGATGGCAAGGATGCCGAATTCGCCAATACCGAGATGCACGATGCCAGCGGCCGCTACATGAGCTACTGGGCCTGGCATGACGGCAAGCCACAGCAGTCGACCATGACCGACTACACCGAAGCCGCCGACGGCTCGGCCGACTGGTACGTGGTGCCCAGCCGCGACAAGCTGCCCAAGGTCAGTGAACCCTATGCCTACGACATCGCCGGGCAGCAGGTGCTGATGAGCACGTTGAGCTCGCCGATCATCGAAAACGGCACGTTCCTCGGTGTATTCACCGTCGACTTCTCGCTGGCGGCGCTGCAGAAGCACCTTGCCACGCTGAAGCCGATGGGCGCAGGTCGCGTCGAACTGCTCTCACCGAACGGCGTGGTGCTCGCCTCGGCGAACGCCGCCGAGATCGGCAAGCCGCGCAGCGATGCATTGACCCGCAGCATGCTGGCCGACATCGCCGCCGACCGCAGGTTCGAGGCTTTCACCCCGGACGCGGCCGGCAATGTGCGCGTGTACGTGCCGCTGCGCGTAGGCAATGCCCCGCAGCGCTTCGCACTGGGCGTGGTGATGCCGCATGCGGTGATCGTCGCCGAGGCGCGCCAGCTGCTGTGGCTGACGTTGCTGGTTGGCGTGGTGGCCGCGCTGACCCTCAGCGCAGGCGTCTACGTGCTGCTGCGCCGCCTGGCGATCCGCCCGTTGGCCGAAGCGGTGCGAGTGGCGGGTGACGTTGCCGCCGGCAAGCTCGACAGCACCTTGCCTGCGCGCAGCAACGATGAAGTGGGCCGCCTGCTGGAGGCAATGCAGGGCATGCGCGGACAGCTGCAGGCGGTGATGGCCGCGCAGGCGGAAATGGCGCGCCGCCACGATGCCGGCGAGCTGAGCTACCGCATGGACGCTACTGCCTTCCCCGGCGAGTACGGCCGCATGGTGGCCGACAGCAACCAGCTGGTGGCCTCCAGCAATGCGGTCACCCAGCGCCTGGTCGAGGTGATGCAGCGTTACGCGGTGGGTGACCTCAGCGTGGACATGGAAGCGCTGCCGGGCGAGAAGGCGGTGTTCACCGCTGCAATGGCCACCACCAAGATCAACCTGGCCGCGATCAACGAGCAGATCCAGCAGCTGGCTGCCGCCGCGGCGGCCGGCGACTTCGCCGTACGCGGCGATGCCGGGCGCTTCGACCACGATTTCCGCCGCATGGTGGAGACCCTCAACATCATGATGCAGGTCAGCGATCACAACCTGGCCGAGCTGTCGACGCTGCTTCGCGCGATTGCCGCCGGCGACCTCAGCGCACGCATGCGTGGTGATTTCCATGGCGTGTTCGCGGTGATGCGCGACGATGCCAACAGCACCGTGCAGCAGTTGACCCAGATTGTCGGGCAGATCCAGCAGTCGGCCGCCAGCATCCGCCTGGCGGCGGGAGAGATCGCTGCGGGCAACAGCGATCTCTCGCGTCGTACCGAGCAGCAGGCCGCCAACCTGGAAGAGACTGCCGCCTCGATGGAGGAGCTGACCTCCACCGTGCGACAGAACGCCGACCACGCGCTGCAGGCCAATACCCTCGCCGGTTCCGCCGCTGGCGTTGCCAGCGAGGGCGGGGAGGTGGTCAACCAGGTGGTGCAGACCATGGAGCAGATCGAGGCATCGTCGCAGCGCATCGCCGAGATCATTTCGGTGATCGACGGCATCGCCTTCCAGACCAACATCCTGGCGTTGAACGCGGCGGTGGAAGCGGCGCGGGCAGGGGAGCAGGGCCGTGGCTTCGCTGTGGTCGCCAGCGAGGTGCGCGCGCTGGCGCAACGCTCGGCGGGCGCAGCGAAGGAGATCAAGGAACTGATCGACGCATCGGTGGCGCAGGTCGGTGCCGGTGCGCAGCTGGTGCACGGTGCGGGCCGTACCATGCAGGCCATCGTCGGCCAGGTGGGACGGGTCAACGAGATCATGGCCGAGATCTCGGCCGCGTCGCGCGAACAGTCCGCCGGCATCGAACAGGTCAACCAGACCGTGGTGCAGATGGATGAGACCACCCAGCAGAATGCCGCACTGGTGGAAGAAGCCAGTGCCGCCGCGCGTGCGATGGAAGAACAGGCCGAGCAGCTGGCCGTGGCGGTCTCGCGCTTCCGCCTGCAGGCCGAGCCGATGGCCACGGCACGCCGCGCGGCCTGA
- a CDS encoding NAD-dependent epimerase/dehydratase family protein: MKILLTGSSGRIGRAIFGALAAAHEVVGLDRSPFATTRIIADVTDHQAVVRAVQGVDAVIHTAALHAPHVGLVPDAVFQQINVDATAHLLQAAREAGARRFVLTSTTALYGHAVVAGGCRWIDEDTEPLPRTIYHRSKLQAEALAEAAAAPDFGVRVLRMGRCFPEPPERMAMFRLHRGIDARDVASAHAALLLDEGPAFARYIACAATPFRREDCLELATQPRNVLARRVPQLLAEFERRGWPLPLSVDRVYDSARIRRELGWQPRFGPDAVLQQYAAGSIEVLPRAEWIKDRVAE; encoded by the coding sequence ATGAAGATTCTGTTGACCGGCAGTTCCGGGCGGATCGGGCGCGCGATCTTCGGCGCGTTGGCGGCTGCCCATGAAGTGGTTGGTCTGGACCGCAGCCCGTTCGCCACCACGCGCATCATTGCCGATGTCACCGATCATCAAGCCGTCGTGCGCGCGGTGCAGGGCGTCGACGCGGTCATCCATACCGCAGCCCTGCATGCGCCGCACGTTGGCCTGGTACCGGACGCGGTGTTCCAGCAGATCAATGTGGACGCGACTGCGCACCTGCTGCAGGCGGCGCGGGAGGCAGGTGCACGGCGGTTCGTGTTGACCAGTACCACCGCGCTGTACGGCCACGCAGTGGTGGCAGGAGGATGCCGCTGGATCGATGAGGATACCGAGCCGTTGCCGCGAACGATCTATCACCGCAGCAAGCTGCAGGCCGAGGCCCTGGCTGAAGCTGCGGCCGCACCGGACTTCGGCGTGCGCGTGCTGCGGATGGGGCGCTGCTTCCCGGAGCCGCCGGAACGGATGGCGATGTTCCGGTTGCATCGTGGGATCGACGCCCGTGACGTGGCCAGTGCCCATGCCGCGCTGCTGCTGGATGAGGGGCCGGCCTTCGCCCGCTACATCGCCTGCGCAGCGACCCCGTTCCGGCGCGAGGATTGCCTGGAACTGGCCACCCAGCCACGCAACGTACTGGCCCGGCGCGTACCGCAGCTGCTGGCCGAGTTCGAGCGCCGTGGCTGGCCGTTGCCGCTGAGCGTCGACCGCGTCTATGACAGCGCCCGCATTCGCAGGGAGCTGGGATGGCAGCCGCGTTTCGGGCCGGACGCTGTGCTGCAGCAGTACGCCGCAGGCAGCATCGAGGTGTTGCCGCGCGCGGAGTGGATCAAGGATCGGGTGGCCGAATAG
- a CDS encoding S41 family peptidase, with translation MVVSWMLGTLLAASCPGQDTVLQAAAAAIEAHYLDVAEGARIADAVRGWSTQQRYVDSCTDPKGFSARLNQDLDVFDGHFHVERVEAGAGQDDWLMAWRADARSNGAGVREVRVLEGNLGYLRLSTFYPLDLARPRLAAAFTLLADTQGLVLDLRQNGGGDDGSADLLVRTLLEPGVTAVQALEQRGRRTPVPLPPASLPLYLKPLVILIDRRTGSAAEFVAYSLQALGRARIVGGRSGGAAHMFDDPVLLPDGYQISIPDRQPINLRTGGNWERTGVAPDVAGGDDPLFIARQLLAPPKSSR, from the coding sequence ATGGTGGTTTCGTGGATGCTGGGCACGCTGCTGGCAGCGTCCTGCCCGGGCCAGGACACAGTGCTGCAGGCGGCGGCTGCGGCAATAGAGGCGCACTACCTGGACGTGGCCGAAGGCGCACGCATCGCCGATGCGGTGCGTGGCTGGTCCACCCAGCAGCGCTATGTGGACAGCTGCACGGACCCGAAGGGCTTCAGTGCGCGCCTGAACCAGGATCTGGACGTGTTCGACGGCCACTTCCATGTGGAACGGGTGGAGGCCGGCGCCGGCCAGGACGATTGGCTGATGGCCTGGCGTGCGGATGCACGCAGCAATGGTGCGGGCGTGCGCGAGGTGCGGGTGCTGGAAGGCAATCTCGGTTACCTGCGCCTGAGCACCTTCTATCCGCTCGATCTGGCAAGGCCCAGGCTGGCGGCAGCGTTCACCCTGCTGGCCGACACCCAGGGTCTGGTGCTGGATCTGCGCCAGAACGGGGGCGGTGATGATGGCAGCGCCGACCTGCTGGTGCGGACCCTGCTGGAGCCAGGTGTCACTGCAGTGCAGGCGCTGGAGCAACGTGGCCGGCGTACCCCGGTGCCGCTGCCGCCAGCGAGCCTTCCGCTGTACCTGAAGCCGCTGGTGATACTGATCGACCGCCGCACCGGCTCGGCGGCCGAGTTCGTCGCGTATTCGCTGCAGGCCCTGGGACGTGCGCGCATCGTCGGCGGCCGCAGTGGTGGTGCCGCACATATGTTCGATGATCCTGTGCTGCTGCCCGATGGCTATCAGATCAGCATTCCGGATCGGCAACCGATCAATCTGCGCACCGGTGGAAACTGGGAACGGACCGGTGTCGCGCCTGACGTGGCAGGCGGCGACGACCCGCTGTTCATCGCGCGCCAACTGCTGGCTCCGCCGAAGTCGTCAAGATGA
- a CDS encoding MarR family winged helix-turn-helix transcriptional regulator gives MDLQHASLGTLLRALLDQLDPAVEQAYRDLQLDFRPRYTPVLHTLMAQGPCRIKDLALACGLSHSALSQTVAAMVRDGWLHAVIGEDSRERILQLSPHALQALPVLQAQWQATARAARSLDADLGQSLEQVLREALQVLEQRPFAQRLRDARRR, from the coding sequence ATGGATCTCCAACATGCCAGCCTGGGCACCCTGCTGCGCGCCCTGCTCGATCAGCTCGACCCGGCGGTCGAGCAGGCCTATCGCGACCTGCAGCTGGACTTCCGGCCGCGCTACACCCCCGTGCTGCACACGCTGATGGCGCAGGGCCCCTGCCGCATCAAGGATCTGGCGCTGGCCTGCGGACTCAGCCATTCGGCACTCAGCCAGACGGTGGCCGCGATGGTGCGCGACGGCTGGCTGCACGCCGTCATCGGCGAAGACAGCCGCGAGCGCATCCTGCAGCTGAGCCCGCATGCACTGCAGGCACTGCCGGTGCTGCAGGCGCAATGGCAGGCCACCGCACGCGCCGCACGCAGCCTCGATGCGGATCTCGGCCAGTCGCTGGAACAGGTGCTGCGCGAGGCTCTGCAGGTTCTGGAGCAGCGGCCATTCGCGCAACGACTGCGCGACGCCCGCCGGCGCTGA
- a CDS encoding KGG domain-containing protein: MTDQNHRSNRGFASMDQDKQRAIAAKGGRAAHASGNAHEFSPDEARAAGRKGGEAISRDRQHMAAIGREGGHARHANARQQQQQIEHGAEDPHPQQR; this comes from the coding sequence ATGACCGACCAGAATCACCGTTCCAACCGGGGCTTCGCCTCGATGGACCAGGACAAACAGCGCGCGATCGCCGCCAAGGGCGGGCGCGCGGCACATGCCTCCGGCAATGCGCACGAATTCAGCCCTGACGAAGCGCGTGCTGCAGGTCGCAAGGGCGGCGAAGCGATCAGCCGCGACCGGCAGCACATGGCCGCGATCGGACGCGAAGGTGGGCACGCACGCCACGCCAATGCACGCCAGCAACAGCAGCAGATCGAGCACGGTGCAGAGGATCCACACCCCCAGCAGCGGTGA
- a CDS encoding MFS transporter has translation MKRLQRPALVLAAYLGTFLASLDISIVNVALPTLQQALQTDMAGLQWVINAYAIALSALMLSAGPLGDRYGHRRMWLLSVATFIMGSLLCACAKDLSTLVAGRAVQGVAGALLIPSAMPILSHAFPDPGQRARVIGGWSAFSALALVLGPLLGGALVQRAGWPSIFLINLPLGLLALALGAWGIAERRHPQHAALDPAGQLLSIVALGALCYGLIAIGEHGLLAPVTLLALGAATAGLILFGIVERRVARPLLPLDLFADRRFGMLNLASFVLGFTAYASLFFLSLFFQQAQGHGAALAGSQLAPQFLLMGVVSLLFGRLVAHLGLHAALVLGYTLAGVALCVMATFEPATSRAYASAVLMLLGIGMGLAVPATGMAVMANAPAERAGIASATMNALRQAGMSLGIALLGSLMGQRAVQQFTACAQAAGQQRLVAQARELVLHPGSMHATPQVLTWYRNAMASGFGWAMAAAGALALLVALGLYRQRAPA, from the coding sequence ATGAAACGCCTCCAACGGCCCGCCCTGGTGCTGGCGGCCTACCTCGGTACGTTCCTCGCTTCGCTGGACATCAGCATCGTCAACGTGGCACTGCCAACCCTGCAGCAGGCGCTGCAGACCGACATGGCAGGCCTGCAGTGGGTGATCAACGCCTACGCGATCGCACTATCGGCGCTGATGCTGTCAGCCGGTCCGTTGGGGGATCGCTACGGTCATCGGCGGATGTGGCTGCTGAGCGTCGCCACCTTCATTATGGGCTCGCTGCTGTGCGCCTGCGCCAAGGATCTTTCGACCCTGGTCGCCGGACGCGCGGTGCAGGGCGTGGCAGGTGCGCTGTTGATTCCCAGTGCGATGCCGATCCTGAGTCACGCATTTCCCGATCCAGGCCAGCGCGCGCGCGTGATCGGTGGCTGGTCCGCGTTCAGCGCGCTGGCCCTGGTGCTCGGCCCGTTGCTGGGCGGTGCGCTGGTGCAGCGCGCCGGTTGGCCCAGCATCTTCCTGATCAACCTGCCTTTGGGGCTGCTGGCGCTTGCGCTTGGCGCCTGGGGCATTGCCGAACGACGCCACCCGCAGCACGCCGCACTGGATCCGGCCGGGCAGCTGCTCAGCATCGTTGCGCTGGGCGCGCTGTGCTATGGCCTGATCGCGATCGGCGAGCATGGCCTGCTGGCCCCGGTGACGCTTCTGGCGCTGGGCGCCGCAACTGCCGGGCTGATCCTGTTCGGCATCGTCGAGCGGCGGGTGGCACGCCCACTGCTGCCGCTGGACCTGTTTGCCGACCGCCGCTTCGGCATGCTCAACCTGGCCTCCTTCGTGCTGGGCTTCACTGCCTATGCGAGCCTGTTTTTCCTGTCGCTGTTCTTCCAGCAGGCGCAGGGACATGGTGCCGCGCTGGCGGGCTCACAGCTGGCTCCCCAGTTCCTGTTGATGGGTGTTGTCTCGCTGTTGTTCGGTCGTCTGGTCGCCCACCTCGGCCTGCACGCCGCGCTGGTGCTGGGCTACACCCTGGCCGGGGTGGCGCTGTGCGTGATGGCCACGTTCGAACCGGCTACTTCGCGCGCTTATGCCAGCGCCGTGCTGATGCTGCTTGGCATTGGAATGGGGCTGGCAGTGCCGGCGACCGGCATGGCAGTCATGGCCAACGCACCGGCCGAACGCGCAGGTATTGCCTCAGCCACGATGAACGCGCTGCGCCAGGCAGGCATGAGCCTGGGCATCGCGTTGCTGGGCAGCCTGATGGGCCAGCGTGCCGTACAGCAGTTCACCGCTTGTGCGCAGGCCGCAGGGCAGCAGCGGCTTGTTGCGCAGGCGCGTGAACTCGTCCTGCACCCAGGCTCGATGCACGCCACGCCGCAGGTGCTGACGTGGTACCGCAATGCGATGGCCAGCGGGTTCGGTTGGGCGATGGCGGCGGCGGGGGCGCTGGCCCTGCTTGTGGCCCTTGGGCTGTATCGGCAGCGCGCCCCGGCCTGA
- a CDS encoding TetR/AcrR family transcriptional regulator, whose product MQTPAVARPRTKPAETRQEELMDAAQALFLSKGVDATTISDIVAAADVAKGTFYTYFASRTEILQALAQRYTRQFMEEVDQAVQQQPDGDGVARLRAWIRANIELYVRTHALHDVVYANHHHHQRGNAERNAIQQQLLGILEAGNAAGLWQLPAPQVTASLIYAGVHGATDDLIATPAQDADAFIEAVEADCLRMVGVPAAPARGGRRR is encoded by the coding sequence ATGCAGACCCCAGCTGTCGCCAGGCCTCGCACCAAGCCCGCGGAAACCCGTCAGGAAGAACTGATGGACGCCGCGCAGGCACTGTTCCTGTCAAAGGGGGTAGACGCCACCACCATCAGCGACATCGTCGCCGCGGCTGATGTGGCCAAGGGCACCTTCTATACCTATTTCGCCTCACGCACCGAGATCCTGCAGGCGCTGGCGCAGCGCTACACGCGGCAGTTCATGGAAGAGGTCGACCAGGCCGTGCAGCAGCAGCCCGACGGCGATGGCGTGGCACGCCTGCGTGCCTGGATCCGCGCCAACATCGAGCTCTACGTGCGCACCCATGCACTGCACGATGTGGTGTACGCCAACCATCACCACCACCAGCGCGGCAATGCCGAACGCAATGCGATCCAGCAGCAATTGCTGGGCATCCTCGAGGCGGGCAACGCCGCTGGACTGTGGCAGCTTCCAGCGCCGCAGGTCACCGCCTCGCTGATCTATGCCGGCGTGCACGGCGCCACCGACGACCTGATCGCCACGCCGGCACAGGATGCCGATGCGTTCATCGAAGCCGTGGAAGCGGATTGCCTGCGCATGGTCGGTGTTCCCGCAGCTCCGGCGCGCGGCGGCAGACGCCGCTGA
- a CDS encoding VOC family protein — protein MAVKRIVANIATPDPARAAAFYGGLLGMPVVMDHGWIVTHGGQGSALAQVSFASEGGSGTAVPDLSIEVDDLQQVLERMHAAGIPLEYGPADEPWGVRRFFVRDPFGRLLNILAHT, from the coding sequence ATGGCCGTCAAACGTATTGTCGCCAACATCGCCACGCCTGACCCGGCGCGTGCCGCAGCGTTCTATGGCGGGCTGCTGGGCATGCCGGTGGTGATGGATCATGGCTGGATCGTCACCCATGGCGGGCAGGGCAGTGCGCTGGCGCAGGTGAGCTTTGCCAGCGAAGGGGGTTCCGGCACCGCGGTGCCCGACCTGTCGATTGAAGTGGACGACCTGCAGCAGGTGCTGGAGCGCATGCACGCGGCCGGCATCCCGCTGGAGTATGGCCCGGCCGACGAGCCCTGGGGCGTGCGTCGCTTCTTCGTCCGCGACCCGTTCGGGCGGCTGTTGAACATTCTCGCCCACACCTGA